From the genome of Scytonema hofmannii PCC 7110, one region includes:
- the nifV gene encoding homocitrate synthase yields MNQILINDTTLRDGEQAAGVAFNLQEKVAIAQFLDAIGVHEIEVGIPAMGEQETRAISAIHNLDLQAKLLGWNRAVISDIKASIACGLKRVHISVPVSGIQITAKFQGQWRVTLQQLRDSISFAVDKGLWVAVGGEDSSRSDESFLLDVANYAQEWGASRFRFCDTVGVLDPFTTYVKVRRLVTALLIPVEIHTHNDFGLATANALAGIKAGATSANTTVNGLGERAGNAALEEVVMSLKRIYGVNLGIDTPRLLELSRLVARASGSTVPPWKAIVGENTFAHEAGIHAHGVLQNPSTYEPFAPEEVGWERRLVVGKHSGRHLVSNVLQQHGIFLNSEETKSVLEAVRQESVEKKRSLTVQELLNLAKEQQRYSHAIG; encoded by the coding sequence ATGAATCAAATTTTAATTAATGACACTACACTGCGGGATGGCGAACAAGCAGCTGGCGTCGCCTTTAACTTACAAGAGAAAGTCGCGATCGCACAATTTCTTGATGCCATTGGGGTTCACGAGATAGAAGTTGGCATCCCTGCAATGGGAGAGCAAGAAACACGAGCGATATCGGCAATTCATAACTTAGATTTGCAAGCCAAACTTCTAGGCTGGAACCGTGCTGTCATATCAGATATTAAAGCATCTATAGCTTGCGGATTGAAGCGAGTGCATATTTCCGTACCTGTATCGGGAATTCAAATCACTGCAAAATTTCAAGGTCAATGGCGGGTTACACTACAACAACTCAGAGACAGCATTAGCTTCGCCGTTGATAAAGGGCTTTGGGTAGCCGTTGGGGGAGAAGACTCTTCTAGATCTGATGAGAGTTTCCTCCTAGATGTAGCCAACTATGCCCAAGAATGGGGTGCATCGCGATTTCGGTTTTGTGACACTGTTGGCGTTCTCGACCCCTTCACCACATACGTTAAGGTAAGGCGATTGGTAACAGCATTATTGATTCCTGTAGAAATACACACCCATAATGATTTTGGATTGGCTACCGCCAATGCTCTCGCAGGAATTAAAGCTGGAGCCACATCCGCAAATACAACAGTCAACGGACTTGGTGAAAGGGCTGGAAATGCGGCATTAGAAGAAGTTGTCATGTCACTCAAACGCATCTACGGTGTAAATTTAGGCATTGACACTCCTCGTCTGTTAGAACTATCCCGACTTGTTGCCCGAGCATCAGGTTCTACCGTACCGCCTTGGAAAGCTATTGTCGGTGAAAATACCTTTGCTCACGAAGCAGGTATTCACGCTCATGGCGTTTTGCAAAACCCCTCAACTTACGAGCCTTTTGCTCCGGAAGAGGTAGGGTGGGAGCGGCGATTGGTTGTGGGCAAACATTCTGGCAGACACTTAGTATCGAACGTTTTGCAGCAACACGGTATCTTCTTAAACTCAGAAGAAACCAAATCTGTGTTAGAAGCAGTGCGACAAGAGTCGGTAGAGAAAAAACGCAGCTTAACCGTGCAAGAACTGTTGAATTTAGCAAAAGAGCAACAGAGGTACTCTCATGCAATTGGATGA
- a CDS encoding nitrogen fixation protein NifZ, whose protein sequence is MQLDELELGLEPFFDIGDKVRLRKLIKNDGTFPGLEIGTILAKKGDVGYVVSVGTFLQRSYIYAVHFLQTTGYVVGCRKSELELVEESQENASPDGE, encoded by the coding sequence ATGCAATTGGATGAACTAGAGCTAGGTCTAGAACCATTCTTTGATATAGGAGATAAAGTCCGACTTCGCAAATTAATCAAAAACGATGGCACTTTTCCCGGACTCGAAATAGGAACAATCCTCGCCAAGAAAGGAGATGTTGGCTACGTCGTTAGTGTAGGCACTTTTTTACAAAGGTCTTACATCTACGCAGTTCATTTTCTTCAAACTACGGGGTATGTCGTAGGTTGTCGCAAAAGCGAACTAGAACTTGTTGAGGAAAGCCAAGAAAACGCCTCTCCTGACGGGGAATGA
- the nifT gene encoding putative nitrogen fixation protein NifT codes for MKVMLRQNNAGNLVVYVAKKDLEEEVVKQTDGADGKIFTLANGWELSFPNLPDPLKLPQTVEAKRIA; via the coding sequence ATGAAAGTCATGCTGCGTCAAAATAATGCTGGAAATTTAGTTGTTTACGTTGCTAAGAAAGATTTAGAGGAAGAAGTTGTCAAGCAAACAGACGGAGCAGACGGCAAGATTTTCACCCTAGCAAATGGCTGGGAACTCTCATTTCCCAATTTGCCAGACCCATTAAAGCTACCTCAAACTGTAGAAGCTAAGCGCATTGCGTAA
- a CDS encoding retroviral-like aspartic protease family protein: MLSFNRSDYIANKSMGEVRVQVKLINAVDEELVNRGLLNPNQLRVYETQALIDTGAVRTVLSREIVEKLGLRIRGQQIAKYADGRQEEVGLTGPVIIQLEGRETTEAALVAGDEVLIGQTVLETLDLLVDCKNQCLIPNPKHPEYPIFRI, translated from the coding sequence ATGTTAAGTTTTAATCGTTCCGATTATATAGCTAATAAAAGCATGGGCGAAGTTAGAGTGCAAGTCAAGCTGATCAACGCAGTTGATGAAGAGTTAGTCAATCGAGGATTGCTTAACCCAAATCAATTGCGCGTATATGAGACTCAAGCACTTATAGATACTGGCGCAGTACGCACTGTTCTGTCAAGGGAGATCGTAGAAAAGCTTGGTTTAAGAATTCGAGGTCAACAAATAGCCAAGTACGCTGATGGTAGACAGGAAGAGGTTGGCTTGACTGGACCTGTAATTATTCAACTCGAAGGAAGAGAAACAACCGAAGCTGCTTTAGTTGCAGGTGATGAAGTGTTAATTGGTCAGACTGTATTGGAAACGTTAGATTTACTTGTAGATTGCAAGAATCAATGTTTAATTCCTAATCCAAAACATCCTGAATATCCAATATTCAGGATATAA
- the dps gene encoding DNA starvation/stationary phase protection protein Dps → MTDNKLASRLYPTRIDLPADARSKIVTILNQTLAATSDLKSQTKQAHWNVKGTDFYQLHELFDEIAGELEEFIDLVAERITALGGYACGTVRMAAASSILPEYPTEIIAGMEHVTALADRFGPYAKHLREAIDKTDDLGDADTADLYTEVSRTIDKRLWFLDAHLQAAANTSGNGVPATAQNLDKATAKV, encoded by the coding sequence ATGACTGACAACAAACTTGCATCACGTCTTTATCCAACGCGTATTGATCTTCCCGCAGACGCACGCTCCAAGATAGTTACAATTCTCAACCAAACCCTAGCAGCCACTTCAGATTTAAAATCTCAAACAAAGCAAGCACATTGGAATGTCAAAGGGACTGACTTCTATCAATTGCATGAATTGTTTGATGAAATCGCAGGTGAGTTAGAAGAGTTCATCGATCTAGTTGCTGAACGGATCACTGCTCTAGGTGGCTATGCTTGCGGAACTGTACGCATGGCAGCTGCTAGCTCCATTCTACCAGAGTATCCCACAGAAATTATTGCCGGAATGGAGCACGTCACTGCTTTGGCGGATCGCTTTGGACCTTATGCTAAGCATTTGCGCGAAGCGATCGACAAAACCGACGATCTAGGCGATGCTGATACTGCTGACCTTTACACTGAAGTTTCCCGCACTATCGACAAACGCCTCTGGTTCCTTGACGCTCATTTACAAGCAGCTGCAAATACTTCAGGAAATGGTGTTCCAGCTACTGCTCAGAATCTGGACAAAGCCACGGCTAAAGTATGA